The Prochlorococcus sp. MIT 1300 genome has a window encoding:
- a CDS encoding alpha-ketoglutarate-dependent dioxygenase AlkB produces MLLYLYLRIFLPINSFADKIKVNGSSDISRPWSHIKHWLSPRLAKYWQSTISDKLYWQVNEVFVYGKTYKTPRMSAFLGSNNVTYRYSGLQHVGSGWPVWLIPLLNKVNKVSGEDFNGCLLNLYRDGLDSMGWHSDNEPELDQKASIASVSLGIGRDLLLRSNDTKTSERLFLGNGDLVIFHPDCQKYWKHSLPKRRRVKEERINLTFRRYL; encoded by the coding sequence ATTCTACTTTACTTATATCTACGTATTTTTCTACCCATAAATTCTTTTGCAGATAAAATCAAGGTAAATGGGTCATCCGACATTTCACGACCTTGGTCACACATTAAACATTGGTTGTCACCAAGACTGGCTAAGTATTGGCAGTCAACAATTTCCGATAAACTATATTGGCAAGTGAACGAAGTATTTGTCTATGGAAAAACTTATAAAACCCCCCGCATGAGTGCTTTTCTAGGTAGTAATAATGTTACTTATAGATATAGTGGATTACAGCATGTAGGTTCAGGATGGCCAGTTTGGTTAATCCCATTACTAAATAAGGTTAATAAAGTTTCTGGAGAGGATTTTAATGGCTGCCTCCTAAACTTATATCGTGATGGTTTGGATAGCATGGGGTGGCACTCCGACAACGAACCGGAACTTGATCAGAAAGCATCAATAGCTTCAGTCTCTTTAGGTATAGGGAGGGATTTGTTGCTGAGGAGTAATGATACTAAGACCTCTGAGCGATTATTTCTTGGTAATGGAGACTTGGTTATCTTCCATCCTGACTGCCAAAAATATTGGAAGCATTCTCTCCCTAAACGAAGAAGAGTTAAGGAAGAAAGAATTAACCTTACATTTAGAAGGTATTTATAA
- a CDS encoding AAA family ATPase, whose amino-acid sequence MNITSVYNQELLVKKLLDPNAYDHRTKNFELIETHISWIVLTGYYAYKIKKQLKLSFLDTSNINNRRLLCQREYRINQKFNTDLYIGVNRIIGTMQNPRIEDKDISGDELVKPGTLELAVKMNQFDTIKSLDKIIHSKFNITKETIRLGKNLARIHKLAKLNSNKTRRFPYTQQAVLDNINVLNDLNIIYAGKNRMIDHRIWVKREIDRLSNRFKEREQSKAIRACHGDIHLRNIYLNQNSKLCIFDALEFNDDLRYIDPLSEVSFLFVDLFINQKQILATTLLNSWLEEIGDYSGMDLFRWYSAYRSTVLAKVHAIRSKQIQDRKHLTKSDKNCIKEYESKVKMYLDYAVKMESESQSTLILMHGLSGSGKTFISNFLLKSIPSIRIRSDLERKRIHKMIKLGLTGQYPKISIKEKNIFINKRLSLYDKNYTDWLFNKWIPLIAYRSLSSGLTTILDACFLRRRERSYLIEIAKQLNSSIIILQCHCNDSEAKRRILSRQQMGEDPSDASYEIRLNQKSYIEELNKEEMKYSISVGEDCNLDDLKNKIIDEMKKQRLIKRI is encoded by the coding sequence ATGAATATTACAAGTGTATATAATCAAGAACTATTAGTTAAGAAACTACTTGATCCAAACGCCTACGATCATAGAACAAAAAATTTCGAGCTCATCGAAACTCACATCTCCTGGATTGTCCTAACTGGTTATTATGCATATAAAATTAAAAAACAGCTAAAGTTATCATTCTTAGACACATCTAACATAAACAATAGAAGATTACTATGCCAAAGAGAATATAGAATCAACCAAAAATTTAATACAGATTTGTACATAGGTGTAAATAGAATAATCGGGACTATGCAGAATCCGAGAATTGAGGACAAGGACATTTCTGGTGACGAGTTAGTGAAACCCGGAACGCTTGAATTAGCCGTGAAAATGAACCAATTTGACACTATAAAAAGTCTAGATAAAATTATACATTCTAAATTTAATATAACAAAAGAAACTATCAGGCTTGGCAAGAATCTTGCTAGAATTCACAAGTTAGCTAAATTAAATAGCAATAAGACAAGGCGGTTTCCGTATACTCAACAAGCTGTATTAGATAATATTAATGTCCTTAATGATTTAAATATAATATATGCAGGTAAAAATCGCATGATAGATCATAGAATCTGGGTGAAACGAGAGATAGACCGACTTAGTAATAGGTTTAAAGAAAGAGAACAATCAAAGGCTATAAGGGCCTGTCATGGGGACATTCATCTGAGAAATATCTATTTGAATCAAAACTCTAAACTTTGTATATTTGACGCTTTGGAGTTTAACGATGACCTTAGATATATTGACCCATTAAGTGAAGTATCGTTTTTATTCGTAGATTTGTTTATAAACCAAAAACAGATACTAGCGACAACACTTTTAAATAGTTGGTTGGAAGAAATTGGTGATTATTCAGGTATGGATCTCTTTAGATGGTATAGCGCATACAGATCAACCGTGTTAGCAAAGGTTCATGCAATAAGAAGTAAACAAATACAAGACCGTAAGCATTTAACTAAATCTGATAAGAACTGTATAAAGGAGTATGAATCTAAGGTGAAAATGTATTTAGATTATGCGGTTAAAATGGAATCTGAATCCCAGTCCACATTGATATTAATGCATGGATTAAGTGGAAGTGGGAAAACATTTATCAGTAATTTTCTTCTCAAAAGCATTCCTTCTATAAGGATTCGCTCAGATTTGGAGAGGAAGAGGATACACAAGATGATTAAGCTTGGATTGACAGGTCAATACCCTAAAATATCCATCAAAGAAAAAAATATTTTCATAAATAAAAGACTATCGCTCTACGACAAAAATTATACGGACTGGCTATTTAACAAATGGATTCCTTTAATCGCCTATAGGTCATTGAGCAGCGGCTTAACCACAATTTTAGATGCGTGCTTCCTACGAAGAAGAGAAAGATCGTATCTAATTGAAATAGCTAAGCAACTAAATTCAAGCATCATAATATTACAATGTCACTGTAATGACAGTGAAGCAAAGAGAAGGATCCTATCAAGACAACAAATGGGAGAAGACCCTTCCGATGCATCTTACGAAATCCGGCTAAATCAGAAATCGTATATCGAAGAACTAAACAAAGAAGAAATGAAATATAGTATTAGTGTTGGAGAGGATTGCAACCTCGATGATTTAAAAAATAAAATTATTGATGAGATGAAAAAGCAGAGATTAATCAAACGGATATAA
- a CDS encoding homoserine O-succinyltransferase: MALILPRSYHKIAALERNRISWIEPSLAERQDIRPLRIGILNIMPLGKQYEFNLLHPLGLSPLQIEPIWIRLKSHKYKTWDLKHLDALYVGWDEAMSPTPLDGLIVTGAPVEHLPFEEVNYWTEFVELIEEAKIHCASTLGLCWAGFALAYLAGVDKYSFKQKLFGVYPMRSLVPGHALMGTQDDKFYCPQSRYAGLSDSAMEAAQRKDKLRLLAYGEKVGYTIFESSDQRQLMHLGHPEYNAGRLLAEMERDKARGDVPPPENFDSDNPQTSWRSHRNLLFQQWLWFCYQRVSFLNNENAI; this comes from the coding sequence ATGGCTCTAATTCTTCCACGTAGCTATCACAAAATTGCGGCCCTTGAGCGAAACAGGATCTCTTGGATCGAGCCTTCCCTTGCTGAAAGGCAGGATATAAGACCATTAAGGATAGGCATTCTTAATATAATGCCACTGGGTAAACAATATGAATTTAACCTTTTACATCCATTAGGGCTCTCTCCATTACAGATTGAGCCCATATGGATCCGTTTAAAAAGTCATAAATATAAGACATGGGACTTGAAGCATCTAGATGCTTTATATGTTGGGTGGGACGAAGCTATGTCACCCACTCCACTTGATGGATTAATAGTGACAGGAGCTCCTGTTGAACACCTTCCCTTTGAAGAGGTTAATTATTGGACTGAATTTGTAGAACTGATTGAAGAAGCAAAAATCCATTGTGCAAGTACTCTCGGCCTATGTTGGGCTGGCTTTGCCTTAGCCTATTTAGCAGGTGTTGATAAATATTCCTTTAAGCAAAAGCTTTTCGGAGTCTACCCAATGAGAAGTCTTGTTCCTGGACATGCATTAATGGGAACTCAGGACGATAAATTCTATTGCCCACAAAGTCGATATGCAGGTTTATCTGACTCTGCAATGGAAGCTGCTCAAAGAAAAGATAAACTTAGACTTTTGGCTTATGGAGAGAAGGTTGGATATACGATCTTTGAATCCTCTGATCAACGTCAATTAATGCATTTAGGACATCCCGAATATAATGCAGGTAGACTATTAGCTGAAATGGAACGCGATAAGGCTAGAGGAGATGTGCCACCACCAGAAAATTTTGATTCTGATAATCCACAAACTTCATGGCGTTCACATCGAAACCTTCTCTTTCAACAATGGTTATGGTTCTGTTATCAGAGAGTTAGCTTTTTAAATAATGAAAATGCAATATAA
- a CDS encoding O-acetylhomoserine aminocarboxypropyltransferase/cysteine synthase, whose product MTTQRFETLQLHAGQAPDPTTNSRAVPIYQTSSYLFNDAEHGANLFGLKEFGNIYTRLMNPTTDVFEKRVAALEGGVAALATASGQSAQFIAITNFMSAGDNFVSTSYLYGGTYNQFKVQFPRLGINVKFAEGDDVKSFASQIDEDTKCIYIESMGNPRFNIPDFLSLSSLAKDNGIPLIVDNTLGAAGALIRPIEFGADVVVQSATKWIGGHGTTLGGVIVDAGKFDWGNSKFPLMSKPSEAYHGLVHWDAFGFESDVCKMLGLPNNRNIAFALRARIEALRDWGPALSPFNSFLLLQGLETLSLRIERHASNAHQLATWLSDHPKVSSVNYPGLTTDPYHERAKKYMTDRGLGCMLMFSLKGGFEDAVNFIDSLELASHLANVGDAKTLVIHPASTTHQQLSEVEQESAGVTPTMIRVSVGLEHIEDIKADFSSALSKIR is encoded by the coding sequence TTGACAACACAACGCTTCGAAACACTGCAACTGCATGCAGGTCAAGCTCCTGACCCAACTACCAACTCAAGAGCTGTACCTATTTACCAAACTAGTTCGTATTTGTTTAATGATGCAGAGCACGGAGCAAACTTATTTGGCTTGAAGGAATTCGGGAACATATATACCCGCCTAATGAATCCAACAACCGATGTCTTTGAAAAAAGAGTTGCGGCTTTAGAGGGAGGTGTGGCGGCATTGGCAACTGCTTCTGGGCAGTCAGCTCAGTTCATTGCAATCACAAACTTTATGTCCGCAGGAGACAATTTCGTCTCGACCTCATACTTATATGGTGGGACATACAATCAGTTCAAGGTTCAGTTTCCACGACTAGGGATAAATGTAAAGTTTGCAGAAGGGGATGATGTCAAAAGCTTTGCTTCGCAAATTGATGAAGATACAAAGTGCATTTACATTGAATCAATGGGTAATCCTAGATTTAATATTCCTGATTTCTTATCTCTTTCTTCACTGGCAAAGGACAATGGAATTCCATTGATAGTAGATAACACACTTGGAGCAGCTGGAGCTCTGATAAGACCAATTGAGTTTGGTGCAGATGTTGTTGTACAAAGTGCCACAAAGTGGATAGGGGGACACGGAACTACTCTTGGAGGTGTAATTGTTGATGCAGGTAAATTTGATTGGGGCAATAGTAAGTTTCCATTAATGAGTAAACCAAGTGAGGCTTATCATGGTTTAGTTCATTGGGATGCCTTTGGTTTTGAAAGTGATGTTTGTAAAATGTTAGGCCTACCCAATAATCGTAATATTGCATTTGCTCTAAGAGCTCGTATTGAAGCCTTAAGGGACTGGGGGCCAGCACTCAGTCCTTTCAATTCCTTTTTGCTATTACAGGGGTTAGAAACCCTAAGTCTACGAATAGAAAGACACGCATCCAACGCTCATCAACTTGCTACTTGGCTATCAGATCATCCCAAAGTCTCAAGTGTAAATTATCCTGGATTAACGACTGATCCTTATCACGAAAGAGCTAAGAAATATATGACTGATAGAGGTCTAGGTTGTATGTTAATGTTTTCACTGAAGGGGGGGTTTGAAGATGCTGTAAACTTTATTGATTCACTAGAATTGGCCAGTCATCTAGCCAATGTAGGAGATGCAAAAACCTTAGTAATTCATCCAGCTTCTACAACACATCAACAGTTGTCAGAGGTTGAACAGGAATCTGCTGGAGTTACTCCAACTATGATCAGAGTTTCTGTTGGATTAGAACATATTGAAGATATAAAAGCTGACTTCAGTTCTGCTCTTTCAAAAATAAGGTAA
- a CDS encoding aminoglycoside phosphotransferase family protein — MKPISSITDHNYLELEQVASYFFKKQDIYSIEPIGNGNINETYLVKLNTSTLKSYYILQKLSKKAFEDISRLNNNLSIISSHISRSTIFTNNSLPSPQLHCPKLLSSRISGNNLISFKGEKWRVLTYIESSSNYEVIPEHISPYEFGVGLVKFHLLLSDLPLQNLEYVINDFHVAHKSLETYDSLPLNKKLSEISKENVKRVLALNRLVQEERSKAIIVDQCIKRKKLNLLPVHGDPKINNFLFDVDSNKIIAMIDLDTVQPGYLIHDIGDCVRSIANKSGEESSSLDKVFIDLEILDSFLNGYFSIDNPFFTPNDFSYLAHSIRSLPFELGLRFLNDYLYDNTYFKTLYKDQNLARAEVQFKLFLSVDSNFTCIEKIIQSYRGSM; from the coding sequence TTGAAACCCATTTCTTCTATCACAGATCACAATTATTTAGAGTTAGAGCAAGTAGCTTCCTATTTTTTTAAGAAGCAGGACATTTATTCTATTGAACCTATTGGTAACGGAAATATAAATGAAACTTACCTTGTTAAGCTAAATACGAGTACCCTTAAAAGCTATTATATTCTTCAGAAACTTAGCAAGAAGGCCTTTGAAGATATAAGTCGACTCAATAACAATTTGTCTATTATCTCATCTCATATAAGCAGGTCCACCATTTTCACAAATAACTCGTTACCAAGTCCTCAATTGCATTGCCCAAAATTACTTTCCAGTCGAATTTCAGGTAATAATCTGATTTCTTTTAAAGGTGAAAAATGGAGGGTATTAACCTATATCGAATCTTCCTCCAATTACGAAGTAATACCAGAGCACATTAGTCCTTATGAATTTGGAGTTGGTTTGGTTAAATTCCATCTTTTATTAAGTGATTTGCCTTTACAAAATTTAGAATATGTAATTAATGACTTTCATGTCGCTCATAAATCTCTAGAAACTTATGACTCCCTTCCTCTAAATAAAAAACTATCCGAAATATCAAAAGAGAATGTAAAACGTGTTTTAGCTCTTAATCGACTAGTACAGGAAGAAAGGAGCAAGGCAATTATCGTCGATCAATGCATAAAAAGGAAAAAGTTAAATTTGCTTCCTGTTCATGGAGATCCAAAAATCAATAACTTTTTGTTTGATGTAGACTCTAATAAGATTATTGCAATGATAGACCTGGATACAGTACAGCCAGGCTACCTAATACATGACATTGGTGATTGTGTTCGATCTATAGCGAATAAATCCGGAGAGGAGTCGTCATCTTTGGATAAAGTTTTTATTGATCTCGAGATTTTAGATTCTTTTTTAAACGGATACTTTTCTATAGACAATCCGTTTTTTACGCCTAATGACTTCTCTTACCTTGCTCACTCAATTAGATCCTTGCCTTTTGAACTGGGCCTTCGTTTCCTAAATGATTACCTGTATGACAATACGTATTTTAAAACTTTATATAAGGATCAAAATCTAGCTAGAGCCGAGGTACAATTCAAATTATTTTTGAGTGTTGACTCTAATTTTACTTGCATAGAGAAAATCATACAATCATATCGGGGGAGCATGTAA
- the stpA gene encoding glucosylglycerol 3-phosphatase encodes MNKHIKTHLRSLLSNKGKWLIVQDLDGVCIPLVHDPLNRVLDSSYIYSAAKLGSHFRVLTNGEHEGSRGVNRLVEKALQKNQNTSDQALYLPGLAAGGIQFQTKQGKVSHPGVSKEEVFFLSQVPNILYSLLIEELVNIFPETPNEKLNKLATNSILDTELSPTINLNALFNDIALEVKDKVRLQHSIHSIMQKVISSAEESGLTDSFFLHIAPNLGQKDQKEIPKLATHDDIGTTDIQFMIRGAKKEAGLLVLINEYLYNKYNEYPFGDSFNVRDAPSTLEELLDLCVSKIPKSKMPLLVGVGDTITSNWCTEQKKWLRGGSDRGFLTLIMRLGKKYEQDNLVLVVDSSDGEVNRPSLKNGNLDGISDIEDELKFDYIFTDGPTEYITWFNTLSNQLIIQ; translated from the coding sequence ATGAATAAGCACATTAAGACCCATCTAAGGTCACTATTATCTAATAAGGGAAAATGGCTAATAGTCCAAGATCTGGACGGCGTATGTATACCGTTAGTACATGATCCTCTTAATAGAGTCCTGGATTCGTCCTATATATATTCAGCAGCAAAACTAGGTTCTCATTTTAGAGTTTTAACTAATGGAGAACATGAGGGTTCAAGAGGTGTTAACCGCTTAGTAGAAAAGGCCTTACAGAAGAATCAAAATACATCTGATCAAGCCCTTTATCTACCAGGTCTGGCTGCTGGTGGAATCCAATTTCAAACTAAACAAGGAAAGGTGAGCCATCCAGGAGTATCAAAAGAGGAAGTTTTCTTTCTATCTCAAGTACCTAATATCCTTTATAGCCTATTAATAGAAGAGTTAGTAAACATATTTCCAGAGACACCGAATGAGAAATTGAATAAGCTTGCTACAAATTCGATTCTCGACACCGAACTTTCTCCCACAATAAATTTGAATGCATTATTTAATGACATAGCATTAGAAGTAAAAGACAAAGTCAGGCTTCAGCATAGTATTCATTCAATAATGCAGAAAGTCATTTCATCGGCTGAGGAGAGTGGCTTAACAGATAGTTTCTTTCTACATATTGCACCCAACCTAGGACAGAAGGATCAGAAAGAAATCCCTAAACTTGCTACTCACGATGACATAGGTACAACCGATATACAATTCATGATAAGAGGTGCCAAAAAGGAAGCTGGTTTGTTAGTACTAATAAATGAATATCTATACAACAAATATAATGAGTACCCTTTTGGAGATAGTTTTAATGTTAGAGATGCACCATCAACGTTAGAAGAACTACTAGATCTATGTGTATCTAAGATTCCAAAGAGTAAGATGCCATTACTAGTAGGTGTAGGGGATACGATTACCTCTAATTGGTGTACTGAACAAAAAAAATGGCTTAGAGGAGGAAGTGACAGAGGTTTCCTTACATTAATAATGAGATTAGGCAAGAAATATGAGCAGGACAATTTAGTTTTAGTAGTAGATAGTAGTGACGGAGAGGTTAATAGACCAAGTCTAAAGAATGGTAATCTCGACGGGATCAGCGACATTGAAGATGAATTGAAGTTTGATTATATTTTTACCGATGGGCCAACAGAATATATCACCTGGTTCAACACACTTTCGAATCAACTTATCATCCAATAG
- the arsS gene encoding arsenosugar biosynthesis radical SAM (seleno)protein ArsS (Some members of this family are selenoproteins.) — MFPKFVGPARVAPEVLQVNLGYRCNQRCTHCHVNASPEREEMMSGELIPKLLDVLDLYRIKVLDITGGAPELHPHFKSLAEQARSKEVEVIDRCNLTILFENEQKELANFLANNKITIVASLPCYSQENVDKQRGEGVFEKSIRALNILNGLGYGKRDTGLTLNLVYNPVGMSLPPEQKELEEQYRNQLRNSYRIEFSNLITITNMPIQRFSNELKRNGNYNEYMNLLIRKYNPNNLEHLMCRNIISVDWQGKLYDCDFNQQLGIGVKTGPRNIDELLHHKTDFEGNQIAFGSHCYGCTAGSGSSCSGSLL; from the coding sequence ATGTTTCCAAAGTTTGTAGGTCCTGCTCGCGTAGCCCCAGAAGTTCTTCAGGTTAACCTTGGATATCGCTGTAACCAAAGATGTACACATTGCCACGTTAACGCTAGTCCAGAAAGAGAAGAAATGATGTCTGGCGAATTAATTCCTAAGTTACTTGATGTACTGGACCTATATAGAATCAAGGTTTTAGACATTACTGGAGGAGCACCAGAATTACATCCACATTTCAAATCGCTTGCTGAGCAAGCAAGAAGTAAAGAAGTAGAGGTTATTGATAGATGTAATCTCACCATACTCTTTGAGAATGAGCAAAAAGAGCTGGCAAACTTCTTAGCTAATAACAAGATAACGATAGTAGCTTCCTTACCTTGTTATTCTCAAGAGAATGTAGACAAACAGAGAGGGGAAGGTGTTTTTGAAAAAAGCATTAGAGCGCTAAATATACTAAATGGACTTGGCTATGGGAAGAGGGATACTGGCCTTACGTTAAACCTAGTATATAATCCAGTGGGCATGTCTTTACCCCCTGAACAAAAGGAACTGGAGGAACAATATAGAAATCAACTAAGAAACAGCTATCGAATTGAATTTTCAAACTTGATAACAATTACAAACATGCCTATACAAAGGTTTTCGAATGAACTAAAACGTAATGGGAATTATAATGAATATATGAATCTATTAATAAGAAAGTATAATCCCAACAATCTAGAGCATCTTATGTGTAGAAACATAATTAGTGTAGATTGGCAAGGTAAGCTTTATGACTGCGACTTCAACCAACAACTAGGAATAGGAGTTAAAACAGGGCCTAGAAACATAGACGAACTCCTTCACCACAAAACCGATTTTGAGGGAAATCAAATAGCTTTTGGAAGTCATTGCTATGGATGTACTGCTGGAAGTGGATCAAGCTGCTCAGGCTCTCTCCTGTAG
- a CDS encoding Fur family transcriptional regulator, translating to MTSSSPRSISEPPLQVGLHKDGRRMTPQRRRVLELFQNIGSGSHLSAEDVHQYLVNAKLKVSLATIYRTLRLLVDMGFLHELELTEGGHRFELASHDHPDHHHLVCVRCGRTEEFESEQVLLEGRIAAERIGFHLVESTLNVRAICPKCQTSKS from the coding sequence TTGACTTCCTCCTCCCCACGCTCTATCTCTGAACCACCACTTCAGGTAGGCTTGCACAAGGATGGTAGGCGGATGACTCCTCAGAGGCGTCGAGTCCTAGAGCTATTTCAAAATATTGGATCTGGTTCACATTTGAGTGCAGAGGATGTCCATCAATATCTCGTCAATGCAAAATTAAAGGTTTCACTGGCAACCATATATCGAACTCTGCGTTTACTGGTCGATATGGGGTTTTTACATGAGCTTGAACTAACTGAAGGAGGTCATAGATTTGAGCTTGCCAGTCATGATCACCCTGATCATCATCATTTAGTTTGTGTAAGGTGTGGTAGAACTGAAGAATTTGAAAGTGAACAGGTTTTATTAGAGGGAAGAATAGCTGCTGAGAGGATTGGTTTTCATTTAGTGGAATCCACCTTAAATGTGAGAGCTATTTGTCCTAAATGTCAGACAAGTAAAAGTTAA
- a CDS encoding isochorismatase family protein, producing MKDFSTIDGDEGILLLVVDVQEKLLNVIPEKQKVLTSIIRLIKFANHTDIDILLTEQYPKGLGRTIETIKKLIAREPFAKTTFSAIGAEGLMTKIEELGINNIIVCGIEAHICVQQTVIDLTNRGYRVYIPIDSISSRNNQDKSVAINRMEHAGGIISTTESVIYEFIKDSKHPCFKEIVKLIK from the coding sequence ATGAAAGATTTTTCTACTATAGACGGTGATGAAGGAATATTGTTGTTGGTAGTTGATGTACAAGAAAAACTATTAAATGTGATACCTGAAAAACAAAAAGTTTTAACAAGCATTATAAGACTTATAAAGTTTGCGAATCATACAGACATTGATATATTGCTGACCGAACAATATCCAAAAGGGTTGGGCAGAACAATAGAAACTATAAAGAAGCTTATTGCCAGAGAACCTTTTGCGAAGACTACCTTTAGTGCTATTGGTGCGGAAGGTTTAATGACAAAGATTGAAGAGCTTGGAATTAACAATATAATAGTTTGTGGAATAGAGGCCCACATTTGTGTGCAGCAAACAGTTATAGATTTAACCAATAGGGGTTATAGAGTTTATATCCCGATTGATTCTATATCTAGTAGAAATAATCAAGACAAAAGCGTTGCTATTAACAGAATGGAACATGCCGGTGGAATCATAAGCACGACAGAATCAGTTATATACGAGTTTATAAAAGATTCTAAACACCCTTGCTTTAAAGAAATAGTGAAATTAATCAAATGA
- a CDS encoding mechanosensitive ion channel family protein, with protein MPSWIQIPSEAFTETSVENIYNAVTQFILILLAGFLFTLILKRITRFTLLRLASKTKSETDDYVAWIIIGAIKPLCYLATFIIAWEVFPISESIDVFVYGLIKLIVLVILIRLINKILFRLIQRMTLKIDDTSISNMLRALTPMIRAVVWSIGSVFYLQNMGVQMAAIWALLSAGGIGAGLALREPVLEFFEYITILLDKPFQNGEFINIGDVWATVERVGVRSTRLRSLNGEVIVMSNSSLMNGTISNYAQMKKRRIVHRLGVVYETSQENMTRIPSLIKTIVEKTEGALFDRCHFVEFGSFSLDFELVYCIPTNDYLLAMNAQEQINLEIMRIFEYEQIQFAFPTSTININRAE; from the coding sequence ATGCCAAGCTGGATCCAAATCCCTTCAGAGGCGTTTACTGAGACGTCAGTAGAGAATATCTATAATGCGGTGACTCAGTTTATATTAATTCTTCTAGCTGGCTTTCTTTTCACATTAATACTCAAAAGAATAACCAGGTTTACTTTATTGAGGCTTGCATCTAAGACAAAAAGTGAAACAGACGATTATGTTGCCTGGATAATTATTGGAGCTATTAAACCACTATGTTATCTGGCTACTTTTATTATTGCCTGGGAAGTTTTTCCAATATCTGAGTCTATTGATGTATTCGTATATGGTTTAATAAAATTGATTGTATTAGTTATTTTAATTCGCTTAATCAATAAAATTTTATTTAGGCTAATACAACGCATGACATTAAAAATCGACGATACATCAATTAGCAATATGTTGCGTGCTTTAACTCCCATGATCCGCGCTGTGGTCTGGAGTATTGGCTCAGTATTTTACCTGCAGAATATGGGCGTTCAAATGGCAGCGATCTGGGCATTACTTAGTGCGGGTGGAATTGGTGCAGGGTTAGCACTAAGAGAACCTGTTCTTGAGTTCTTTGAATACATAACAATATTACTAGACAAGCCCTTTCAAAATGGAGAGTTTATAAACATTGGAGATGTCTGGGCAACAGTTGAGAGAGTTGGTGTTAGGTCAACTCGTCTTAGGAGTCTTAATGGAGAAGTAATCGTCATGAGCAATAGTTCTCTTATGAATGGAACAATATCTAATTATGCTCAGATGAAGAAAAGAAGAATTGTGCACAGACTGGGAGTTGTTTATGAAACATCACAAGAAAATATGACAAGAATTCCATCTCTGATAAAAACAATTGTAGAAAAGACAGAAGGTGCTTTATTTGACAGATGTCATTTTGTCGAATTCGGTAGTTTTAGTTTGGATTTTGAGCTTGTATATTGCATACCAACTAATGATTACCTTCTAGCAATGAATGCTCAAGAGCAAATAAACCTAGAAATCATGCGTATATTTGAGTATGAACAAATTCAATTTGCTTTCCCAACAAGTACAATAAATATAAATAGAGCTGAGTAA